The window CTTGGCGAGCAGGTCGGCAAGCAGCGTCCCACCCAATGTCACCGAGGTCGGAATCGCGGTCGTGACAATGAGCTGCGGATCGAACAGCCCGGCCTCGGTCATCGCGGCGCGATAGCCGTCAAGCCGCCGCTGCACCCGCGGATCCATTCGCGCGCCGAGGAAGCCGATCCGCCGGTTGCCCTGCGCGAGCAGGTGGGCGATTGCGGCTTTTGCCGCGTCAAAATGCGAGAATCCGATCATCATGTCGATCGGGGAGGGCCCGACTTCCATGATTTGCACGATCGGGCAATCGACCGTTTCCATGATGCGGCGGGAATCGGCGGTCTGGTTGATGCCGGTGATGATCAGCCCGGCCGGCTTCTGTGCCAGAAAAAGACGCAGCAGGCGCTCTTCCTGCAGGATGCTGTAGCGGGTGTTGGCGAGCTGAATGCTGTAGCGGCTGCCGTCGAGCGCGTCATAGATGCCGCGCAGCACGTCGGCGAACACGTTGTTGGTCAGCGACGGGATCAGAACACCGATCACCTCGGTGCGCTGCGACGCAAGCGCGCGTGCCGCGAGATTGGGCACGTAACCGAGTTCTTTTGCCGCACTTTCGACCCGGGCGCGCTTGCCGGCCGAGAGTGCATCCGGATTCCTGAAGAAACGCGAGGCCGTAATCGGACTGACGCCGGCAAGCTTCGCGACTTCGGCGAGCCGGATCTTGCCTGGCGTCATCTGTTTTCGGGCCATTTGCCGCTCATATCACGACGTTCGTCGCAGACAAACCGATATTGACAGCGCTACCAAGCGATTGCTAATCGAACGATTGCCAAAACCGGATAAACTGCGGACAATAACGCAAGTCCAACAGAGCCGCGCACCTAGCGTGGCCGGAACAAAACAGAGCGGTGGCGGCACTCGTCGTACGCCGTCGGGAACTTGAGGGAGGGAAGTGGATGTCGTCGGTCCAGATTCGCGACGTGCGGAAGTCGTTCGGCAATTTTGAGGTCCTGCACGGCGTGTCGATCCCGATCGAGGACGGCGAGTTCGTCGTTCTGGTCGGCCCCTCCGGCTGCGGCAAGTCGACCCTGCTGCGCATGCTGGCCGGACTTGAGAACATCACCTCTGGAACGATTTCGATCGGCGACCGCGTCGTCAACAATGTCCAGCCCAAAGAGCGCGACATTGCGATGGTGTTCCAGAACTACGCGCTCTACCCGCACATGACGGTCGCCGACAATATGGGCTTCTCGCTGAAGCTGCGCGGCGCCAAGCCCGAGGAGATCTCGAGCGGGGTCAAGCGCGCCGCGGAAATCCTCGCGCTGACGCCGCTGCTCGACCGCTATCCCCGTCAGCTCTCCGGCGGCCAGCGCCAACGCGTCGCAATGGGCCGCGCCATCGTGCGCGATCCGCAGGTGTTCCTGTTCGACGAGCCGCTGTCGAACCTCGACGCCAAGCTGCGCGTCGCCATGCGCACCGAGATCAAGGAACTGCATCAGCGGCTGAAGACCACGACCGTCTACGTCACCCACGACCAGATCGAGGCGATGACCATGGCCGACAAGATCGTGGTGATGCATGACGGCATCGTCGAGCAGATGGGCTCGCCGCTCGAGCTCTACGACAAGCCGGAGAACCAGTTCGTAGCCGGTTTCATCGGCTCGCCCGCGATGAATTTCCTCAAGGGCAAGGTCAAGGTGAACGGTGCCGCCTATTTCGAGGGACCGAACGGCGTCAAGCTGCCGCTGAAATCGGCGCCGGCCAATTCCGACGGCAAGCCCGCGGTCTACGGCGTGCGGCCCGAGCATTTCACCATCGCCGATGACGGCGCCGAGGCCGAGATCGTGGTGGTCGAGCCGACCGGCTCGGAGACCCAAGTGTTTGCCAAGCTCGGTGGCGAGCAGGTCGTCGCCGTGTTCCGCGAACGCCATCAGTTCAACCCGGGCGACAAGGTTCGGCTCAAGCCGGATCCGGCGCTGGTCCACCTGTTCGACGATTCGACGGGGAAGCGATTGAATAGCTGACCGACTGATCGATCTGAATGGCCGACCAACAGGCCAGATCAAAAACAAGAAAAACACAGTCATTTGGGAGGAAGGACGATGCACGATTTTACTCGCCGCTCGCTACTTCAGGGCGGCACCGCGCTGGCCGCAACCGGGATGCTGACCGGGCCGGCGCTTTTTGACTTCGCCAAGGCCTGGGCGCAGAGCGCGCCCTGGAAGGCGGAGCCCGGCGCCAAGCTCACCGTGATGCGCTGGAAGCGCTTCGTGCCCGCGGAAGACGATGCCTTCAATGCCATGGTGGCGGCCTTCAAGGCGGCAACCGGCACCGAGATGAACGTGTTCAGCGAGTCCTTCGAGGACGTGCAGCCGAAGGCCTCGGTCGCCGCCAACACCGGCTCGGGTCTCGACCTGGCCTGGGGCCTGCACACGCTGCCGCAGCTGTTCCCGACCAAGGTCCTCAAGATGAACGACGTTGCCGATTATCTCGGCAAGAAGTACGGCGGCTGGACCGAGGCCGCGGCCAAGACCTGCAAGCAGGGCGATGACTGGCTCGGCATTCCCGTCGCGACCATCGGCGGCTATTTGACCTTTCGCAAGTCGGCGGTCGAGAAGGCCGGCTTCAAGCAGGTGCCGTCCGACTTCCCGGCCTATCTCGAACTTTGCAAGGCACTGAAGGCGAACAACACGCCGGCCGGCTTCGCGCTGGGCCATGCCACCGGCGACGCCAATGCCTGGGTCCACAACATCCTCTGGGGCTTCAACGGCTGGACCGTCGACAAGGACGACAAGGTCATCATCAACTCGCCGGAGACGATGAAGGCGCTGGAGTACGCCAAGGCGCTGTCGGATACCTTCATTCCCGGTGTCGCATCGTGGAACGACTCCTCCAACAACAAGGCGTTCCTGTCCGGCGAACTGTACCTAACCTCGAACGGCATCTCGATCTACGTCGCCGCCAAGGACGACCCCAGCAAGAAGGAGCTCGCCGAAGACATCGACCACGCGCTGTGGCCGGTCGGCCCGATCGGCAAGCCGACTGAGCTGCAGCTCGCGGTTCCGATCCTCGCCTTCAACTTCTGCAAATATCCGAATGCGGCAAAGGCTTTCATCGCCTTCATGCTGGAGAAGGAGAATTTCGAGAAGTGGCTGTCGGGCGCGCGGGGTTATCTCACCCACACGCTCAACGCCTACGACACCGCGCCGGTTTGGACGGCCGACCCGAAGAATGCGGTGTTCGGCCAGGCCTCGAAGCGCGCGCTGCCGGCCTCCGGCATAGGCACGCCCGGCGAGAAGGCGGCGACCGCGATTGCCGACTTCATCGTGGTCGATATGTTCGCGAACTACTGCACCGGCGCCAAGGACGGCAAGACCGCGATGGCGGAAGCCGAGCGGCAGCTGAAGCGCATTTATCGCTGATGTGATGGCCGCGGGCGGCGGAGGACCGCCGCTCGCGCCGTCATTGGAATGCCATCACTGGAATATTGCGTAGTCATGCTCAATCATGTGAGCAATCGGGACATCGCCTATGGCCGACATCGCCCTTGCGCCGCGACGCGCGAAGACCGAAATTCGCGAAGCGACCACCTGGGATCAGCTGCGCCACAACAAGAACTGGCTCGGCTTCTGGTTCATGGTGCCGGCGATGGCATTCCTGATCTTCTTCCTGGCCTATCCGCTGGGCCTCGGGATCTGGCTGTCCTTCACCGACACCCGCATCGGCCGCGTCGGTCATTTCATCGGCACCGAGAACTATGAGTGGCTGTGGGATGATTCCATCTTCTGGCTGTCGGTGTTCAACACGCTGCTCTACACCTCCGTCGCGAGCGCGGTGAAATTCGCGGTCGGGCTCTATCTCGCGCTGCTGCTCAACGAGCGCATGCCGTTCAAGGCGCTGCTGCGTGCCGCCGTGCTGATCCCGTTCATCGTGCCGACCGTGCTGTCGGCGCTGGCATTCTGGTGGATCTTCGA of the Bradyrhizobium quebecense genome contains:
- a CDS encoding LacI family DNA-binding transcriptional regulator; translated protein: MARKQMTPGKIRLAEVAKLAGVSPITASRFFRNPDALSAGKRARVESAAKELGYVPNLAARALASQRTEVIGVLIPSLTNNVFADVLRGIYDALDGSRYSIQLANTRYSILQEERLLRLFLAQKPAGLIITGINQTADSRRIMETVDCPIVQIMEVGPSPIDMMIGFSHFDAAKAAIAHLLAQGNRRIGFLGARMDPRVQRRLDGYRAAMTEAGLFDPQLIVTTAIPTSVTLGGTLLADLLAKTPDIDAVFCVNDDLALGALFECKRRHMAVPQQMAIVGFNDLEFMASSEPTLSSVRTNRYEMGRNAAMMVIETLEGRRPAEPIVDLGFSVMERQSSARRS
- a CDS encoding ABC transporter ATP-binding protein produces the protein MSSVQIRDVRKSFGNFEVLHGVSIPIEDGEFVVLVGPSGCGKSTLLRMLAGLENITSGTISIGDRVVNNVQPKERDIAMVFQNYALYPHMTVADNMGFSLKLRGAKPEEISSGVKRAAEILALTPLLDRYPRQLSGGQRQRVAMGRAIVRDPQVFLFDEPLSNLDAKLRVAMRTEIKELHQRLKTTTVYVTHDQIEAMTMADKIVVMHDGIVEQMGSPLELYDKPENQFVAGFIGSPAMNFLKGKVKVNGAAYFEGPNGVKLPLKSAPANSDGKPAVYGVRPEHFTIADDGAEAEIVVVEPTGSETQVFAKLGGEQVVAVFRERHQFNPGDKVRLKPDPALVHLFDDSTGKRLNS
- a CDS encoding ABC transporter substrate-binding protein → MHDFTRRSLLQGGTALAATGMLTGPALFDFAKAWAQSAPWKAEPGAKLTVMRWKRFVPAEDDAFNAMVAAFKAATGTEMNVFSESFEDVQPKASVAANTGSGLDLAWGLHTLPQLFPTKVLKMNDVADYLGKKYGGWTEAAAKTCKQGDDWLGIPVATIGGYLTFRKSAVEKAGFKQVPSDFPAYLELCKALKANNTPAGFALGHATGDANAWVHNILWGFNGWTVDKDDKVIINSPETMKALEYAKALSDTFIPGVASWNDSSNNKAFLSGELYLTSNGISIYVAAKDDPSKKELAEDIDHALWPVGPIGKPTELQLAVPILAFNFCKYPNAAKAFIAFMLEKENFEKWLSGARGYLTHTLNAYDTAPVWTADPKNAVFGQASKRALPASGIGTPGEKAATAIADFIVVDMFANYCTGAKDGKTAMAEAERQLKRIYR